The following are encoded together in the Vibrio splendidus genome:
- the urtB gene encoding urea ABC transporter permease subunit UrtB, translating into MKNVLNVFKALLLMAVSAQLAFAGITDEASFTKALVGKKTSDKELAIDWVIETQTEDVSKPILDGWLNGNLYYFGDKQSEQYKQLYLIQSIKTATSAQSVWTDSTLNIEKTRQFKKVRVNNKLRGILRGEIASIGLNSSNPDVRYKAVLDLLGTKDADIIERLTELRTNESDGKVAELMDLSLAIATSLNNSATIEDRVASIERVGDFKHSVVLKTLNQLLNSEQDPSITAAAERAMDSYQQSQALYSGVETAFFGLSLGSVLVLAGIGLAITFGVMGVINMAHGELIMIGAYTTYVMQLLMPNHIGLALILSIPAAFIVSGLVGIVIERSVIRHLYGRPLETLLATFGISLILQQAVRSIFSPLNRSVSTPEWMSGALQLNPMLSLTYNRLYIILFCGLVFMGLLMVLKKTPLGLQVRAVSQNRGMARAMGIRSERVDAMTFGLGSGVAGVAGVALSQLTNVGPNMGQAYIIDSFMVVVFGGVGNLWGTLVAGLSLGLFNKILEPWAGAVLAKILVLVFIILFLQKRPRGLFPQRGRAAEG; encoded by the coding sequence ATGAAAAACGTATTAAACGTATTTAAAGCACTGTTGCTCATGGCAGTCAGTGCTCAGTTGGCTTTTGCTGGAATAACGGATGAAGCTAGCTTTACCAAGGCGCTAGTTGGTAAGAAAACATCGGATAAAGAATTAGCTATCGATTGGGTGATTGAGACGCAAACGGAAGATGTGTCGAAACCTATTCTGGATGGTTGGTTAAACGGAAACCTTTACTATTTTGGTGATAAACAGAGCGAGCAGTACAAACAGCTCTACCTCATTCAAAGCATCAAAACAGCGACGTCAGCTCAGTCAGTATGGACTGATTCAACGCTGAATATCGAGAAAACGAGACAGTTTAAAAAGGTTCGTGTGAATAACAAACTTCGCGGGATCTTGCGCGGGGAAATTGCTTCTATCGGACTCAACAGCAGTAATCCTGATGTGCGTTATAAAGCGGTTTTGGATTTGTTAGGAACCAAAGACGCTGACATTATCGAACGACTAACTGAACTCAGAACCAATGAATCAGATGGCAAAGTAGCTGAGCTAATGGATTTGTCGTTAGCGATTGCCACCTCTCTTAATAACAGTGCCACCATTGAAGATCGTGTGGCTTCAATTGAACGAGTTGGCGACTTCAAACACTCGGTCGTTCTGAAAACATTGAACCAACTATTGAACAGTGAGCAAGATCCAAGCATTACCGCTGCAGCAGAACGTGCGATGGATAGCTATCAACAAAGCCAAGCACTCTATTCGGGTGTAGAAACGGCATTCTTCGGTTTGAGTTTAGGTTCGGTATTGGTGTTGGCGGGTATCGGCTTAGCGATCACTTTTGGTGTGATGGGTGTTATCAACATGGCTCATGGCGAGTTGATCATGATTGGCGCTTATACCACCTATGTCATGCAATTGTTGATGCCCAATCATATTGGTTTGGCACTGATACTCTCTATCCCTGCTGCGTTTATTGTTTCAGGTTTGGTGGGCATTGTGATCGAGCGAAGTGTGATTCGTCATCTTTATGGTCGCCCATTGGAAACCTTACTCGCGACCTTTGGTATTAGCTTGATCTTGCAGCAAGCCGTTCGCTCGATTTTCTCTCCTTTGAACCGCTCAGTGAGCACACCTGAATGGATGTCTGGCGCACTTCAATTGAACCCAATGTTGTCCCTGACTTACAACCGACTTTATATCATCCTGTTCTGTGGTTTGGTGTTTATGGGCTTATTAATGGTTCTGAAAAAGACACCGTTAGGCCTTCAGGTTCGTGCCGTTTCTCAAAACCGTGGTATGGCTCGTGCGATGGGGATTCGATCGGAACGTGTTGATGCGATGACCTTCGGTTTAGGCTCTGGCGTTGCGGGTGTCGCAGGCGTGGCACTTTCTCAACTGACTAACGTGGGTCCAAACATGGGGCAGGCGTACATCATCGACTCATTCATGGTGGTGGTATTCGGTGGTGTTGGCAACCTATGGGGCACGCTAGTCGCAGGCTTAAGCCTTGGTCTTTTCAACAAGATTCTAGAACCATGGGCTGGTGCGGTTCTCGCCAAGATTCTGGTACTGGTTTTCATCATTCTATTTCTTCAAAAACGCCCACGCGGACTCTTCCCGCAACGTGGTCGTGCGGCTGAAGGTTAA
- the urtC gene encoding urea ABC transporter permease subunit UrtC, with the protein MQSKSFVLSAMRGDKGGQLTILAILAAVILIPLANTMLPSGHPLHVETFTISLMGKYLSYAMLALALDLVWGYLGILSLGHGAFFALGGYAMGMYLMRQIGDRGVYGDPILPDFMVFLDWSALPWFWQGFDQFWFACLMVVLVPGALAYLFGYLAFRSRVSGVYLSIMTQALTYALMLAFFRNEMGFGGNNGLTDFKDIIGLSLQSDAVKIGLFVATGIALILSYIACRMVVTSRLGRVALAIRDTESRTRFMGYDVDGIKLWVFVLSAVIAGIAGALYVPQVGIINPGEFAPLNSIEIVVWVALGGRATLFGAIVGALIINYAKSWFTVEFPEVWLFALGGLFVLSTMYFPQGVIGFVSEKWQQLRKASNGKNQDKDKDDQHKAKEVIA; encoded by the coding sequence ATGCAGTCAAAATCATTTGTACTTTCGGCGATGCGTGGTGACAAAGGTGGCCAACTGACCATCCTTGCCATTCTAGCGGCCGTTATTCTTATCCCACTGGCTAACACCATGTTACCCAGTGGGCACCCGCTCCATGTCGAGACTTTCACTATCTCGCTGATGGGCAAATACCTGAGCTACGCAATGTTGGCGTTGGCGCTCGATCTTGTGTGGGGCTATCTCGGAATATTGAGCCTCGGCCATGGTGCTTTCTTTGCGCTTGGTGGTTATGCGATGGGCATGTACTTAATGCGCCAGATTGGTGACCGTGGGGTTTATGGAGATCCAATCCTGCCTGACTTTATGGTGTTCCTTGATTGGTCGGCGTTGCCGTGGTTCTGGCAGGGTTTTGATCAGTTCTGGTTCGCCTGCTTGATGGTGGTGTTGGTGCCGGGCGCATTGGCTTACTTGTTTGGTTACCTTGCTTTCCGCTCTCGCGTGTCCGGGGTTTACCTTTCTATTATGACTCAGGCGTTAACTTACGCATTGATGCTGGCATTTTTCCGTAACGAGATGGGCTTTGGTGGCAACAACGGACTGACAGACTTTAAAGATATTATTGGCCTGAGCTTACAGAGTGATGCGGTCAAGATAGGTCTGTTTGTCGCGACTGGCATTGCGCTCATTCTCAGTTACATCGCTTGTCGTATGGTGGTGACCAGTCGATTAGGTCGTGTGGCATTAGCGATTCGCGATACGGAATCACGCACTCGCTTTATGGGCTACGACGTTGATGGTATCAAGCTGTGGGTCTTCGTTCTTTCAGCGGTTATCGCGGGTATTGCCGGGGCTTTATATGTCCCTCAAGTTGGCATCATTAACCCGGGAGAATTTGCTCCTCTTAACTCGATTGAGATTGTGGTTTGGGTTGCCTTAGGCGGTCGTGCCACTTTGTTTGGCGCCATTGTCGGTGCATTGATCATCAACTACGCCAAGAGCTGGTTTACGGTTGAGTTCCCAGAGGTGTGGTTATTTGCTCTGGGTGGATTATTCGTTCTCTCGACCATGTACTTCCCACAAGGTGTAATTGGCTTTGTCAGTGAAAAATGGCAGCAGCTACGCAAGGCATCAAATGGGAAAAACCAAGATAAAGATAAGGATGATCAGCACAAAGCCAAGGAGGTGATCGCATGA
- the urtD gene encoding urea ABC transporter ATP-binding protein UrtD, which yields MTTFNSVKESVQAFTRRDQVFDYLKPDIHPAIDTRHNVLLYVEGVNKSFDGFQAINDLNLYINEGELRCIIGPNGAGKTTMMDIITGKTKPDTGEVWLGSNINLLKMNEAEIANAGVGRKFQKPTVIECLTVWQNLELAMAGDRSVWATFTAVMSGEQKDKLTSVLELIHLKDEAANLAGNLSHGQKQWLEIGMLLMQNPRLLLVDEPVAGMTHQEMDRTSELLNSLAGKHSVVVVEHDMDFVRSIASHVTVLHQGHVLAEGTMDQVQAHPEVKQVYLGE from the coding sequence ATGACCACATTTAATAGCGTAAAGGAATCGGTTCAGGCGTTCACTCGTCGAGACCAAGTCTTTGATTACCTTAAACCTGATATTCACCCCGCTATCGATACTCGCCACAACGTGCTGTTGTATGTGGAAGGCGTCAACAAAAGTTTCGATGGTTTCCAAGCGATAAACGATCTGAACCTCTACATCAATGAAGGAGAGCTTCGCTGCATCATTGGCCCTAATGGCGCAGGTAAAACCACCATGATGGACATCATCACAGGTAAAACTAAGCCAGATACTGGCGAAGTGTGGTTGGGTTCGAACATCAACTTATTGAAGATGAACGAAGCCGAAATTGCCAATGCAGGCGTTGGGCGTAAATTCCAAAAACCAACTGTGATTGAGTGTTTAACTGTGTGGCAGAACCTTGAATTAGCCATGGCGGGTGATCGCTCCGTGTGGGCGACGTTCACTGCTGTGATGTCTGGTGAGCAGAAAGACAAGCTGACCTCGGTACTTGAGCTGATTCATTTAAAAGACGAAGCGGCGAATTTGGCAGGTAACCTGTCTCACGGTCAGAAACAGTGGTTAGAGATAGGCATGTTATTGATGCAAAACCCTAGGCTATTGCTGGTGGATGAACCCGTTGCAGGCATGACTCACCAAGAGATGGACCGTACCTCTGAGTTACTCAATTCACTGGCAGGTAAGCACTCGGTTGTGGTAGTTGAACACGATATGGATTTCGTTCGTTCTATCGCAAGCCATGTCACCGTGCTTCATCAAGGTCATGTGTTGGCTGAAGGCACCATGGATCAAGTGCAGGCTCACCCTGAAGTTAAACAAGTTTATCTCGGAGAATAG
- the urtE gene encoding urea ABC transporter ATP-binding subunit UrtE, whose product MLEVKSVNQYYGESHTLWDLDMQIPEGKCTVLMGRNGVGKTTLLQCIMGLVKVESGDISLSGESLLKTDAEERARQGIGYVPQGRQIFPMLTVQENLEVGLPIREKGDRKIPEFIFDIFPVLKEMRHRRGGDLSGGQQQQLAIGRALVVNPKLLILDEPTEGIQPNIVQEIGDIIRMLNEKMGLTVLLVEQKLPFARKVGDRFCIIDRGRQVAEGEMNGLNESLIKEYLTV is encoded by the coding sequence ATGCTAGAGGTTAAATCAGTTAATCAATATTACGGTGAGAGCCACACGCTGTGGGATTTGGATATGCAGATCCCTGAAGGCAAGTGCACAGTGTTAATGGGACGAAACGGTGTCGGTAAAACGACGTTGCTGCAATGCATCATGGGGCTAGTTAAGGTCGAGAGCGGTGACATTTCGTTATCGGGTGAGTCTCTTCTTAAAACCGATGCCGAAGAGCGTGCTCGCCAAGGTATCGGTTATGTGCCGCAAGGTCGCCAGATCTTTCCGATGCTCACGGTTCAAGAAAACCTAGAAGTCGGCTTGCCGATTCGCGAAAAGGGCGACCGTAAGATCCCTGAGTTCATCTTCGATATATTCCCAGTATTAAAAGAGATGCGGCATCGTCGCGGTGGTGACTTATCTGGTGGTCAGCAACAACAACTCGCGATTGGGCGTGCGCTGGTGGTCAATCCAAAACTGTTGATCTTGGATGAACCGACAGAAGGTATTCAGCCCAATATCGTGCAAGAGATTGGCGACATCATTCGCATGCTCAACGAGAAGATGGGACTAACCGTCCTACTTGTTGAGCAGAAGCTGCCATTTGCGAGAAAGGTCGGTGACCGATTTTGCATTATCGACCGTGGTCGTCAGGTAGCAGAAGGTGAAATGAATGGGCTCAATGAGTCCCTGATTAAGGAGTACCTAACCGTATGA
- a CDS encoding urease accessory protein UreD has translation MSSLYSSSEAINTSLAGVLSLNETIEQDIRDGWQASLNLTFVDRGDKTVLKNRQQSGPLAVQRPLYPDGETCHTYLLHPPGGVVGGDTLNIEATIESGAHALITTPGATKFYRSNNKYAKQKQTLRVKKGARLEWMPQENIFFPNAHVRLDTEIRLEKGAQFWGWEMHCFGRPAQNEGFEHGHLVGKTEIYLDNHRLLTEGFNFHGGDKLMINMGLLDYSMMGTFYITSNEKQDLELVQSLLLSITQQASQQSVTSKTSSESTLIMGATQIEGLIVVRALGNWSEDILQAFGQIWQATRSHLCGTTPDLPRIWAT, from the coding sequence ATGAGCTCTCTATATTCTTCGAGTGAAGCAATAAACACCTCTTTAGCGGGAGTGTTGTCTCTGAATGAGACCATCGAGCAAGATATCCGAGACGGTTGGCAAGCGAGTTTAAACCTCACCTTTGTCGACCGTGGTGATAAAACCGTTTTAAAGAATCGTCAGCAGTCTGGTCCGCTTGCGGTGCAACGCCCCTTGTATCCTGATGGGGAAACGTGTCACACCTACTTACTTCATCCCCCCGGCGGAGTAGTAGGTGGTGACACACTCAATATTGAAGCGACCATCGAAAGCGGTGCGCATGCGTTGATCACCACACCCGGTGCGACCAAGTTTTATCGCTCAAACAACAAGTACGCTAAGCAGAAGCAAACGCTTCGAGTGAAGAAAGGTGCGCGCTTGGAATGGATGCCGCAAGAGAACATCTTTTTTCCCAATGCACACGTTCGTCTAGATACTGAAATTCGCCTCGAAAAGGGTGCACAGTTTTGGGGTTGGGAGATGCACTGTTTTGGACGCCCTGCACAGAATGAGGGATTTGAGCATGGTCACCTCGTTGGGAAAACAGAAATCTATCTTGATAATCACAGGCTTCTGACTGAAGGCTTTAATTTTCATGGTGGCGATAAGTTAATGATAAATATGGGGTTACTAGATTATTCAATGATGGGGACTTTTTATATCACCTCAAATGAGAAGCAAGATTTAGAGTTGGTACAGAGCTTGCTCTTATCTATTACACAGCAAGCTTCACAGCAATCAGTTACATCAAAAACGTCGAGTGAATCTACATTAATAATGGGTGCAACGCAGATAGAAGGATTGATTGTGGTGCGAGCCTTGGGTAATTGGAGTGAAGATATCCTCCAGGCCTTTGGTCAGATTTGGCAAGCAACTCGCTCTCATTTGTGTGGTACGACTCCTGATTTACCTAGGATTTGGGCGACTTAG
- the ureA gene encoding urease subunit gamma, translated as MELTPREKDKLLIFCAGMLAQQRKQKGLKLNYPESIALISSAILEGAREGRTVSELMDLGRTLLTVDDVMEGIPSMIPDVQVEATFPDGTKLVTVHEPIV; from the coding sequence ATGGAATTAACACCAAGAGAAAAAGATAAGCTACTTATCTTCTGCGCAGGAATGCTTGCACAGCAGCGCAAACAAAAAGGCTTAAAACTCAACTATCCAGAATCTATTGCACTGATCAGCAGTGCCATTCTAGAAGGTGCCCGTGAGGGGAGAACCGTTTCGGAATTGATGGATTTGGGACGCACACTTCTTACCGTCGATGACGTTATGGAGGGGATCCCTTCCATGATCCCTGATGTACAAGTCGAAGCTACTTTTCCTGATGGCACCAAGCTGGTGACCGTTCATGAACCTATCGTGTAG
- a CDS encoding urease subunit beta, whose protein sequence is MAGSTKQYSGFVPGKVETAPGDITLNEGRATTSVKVQNIGDRPVQIGSHYHFYEANPSLIFDREATKGFRLNIPAGTATRFEPGQLRSVELVRYAGKLEIYGFQGKVMGKL, encoded by the coding sequence ATGGCTGGTTCCACAAAACAATACTCAGGATTCGTTCCCGGAAAAGTAGAAACCGCACCGGGTGATATCACTCTCAATGAAGGCCGCGCCACGACGTCCGTTAAGGTACAAAACATTGGCGATCGTCCTGTTCAAATTGGCTCTCATTACCACTTCTATGAAGCAAACCCTTCGCTGATCTTTGACCGAGAGGCCACTAAAGGTTTTCGACTCAATATCCCTGCGGGCACTGCAACCCGCTTTGAGCCGGGTCAGTTGCGCAGCGTCGAGTTAGTACGTTACGCCGGTAAGTTAGAGATCTATGGCTTCCAAGGAAAGGTGATGGGCAAGCTCTAA
- the ureC gene encoding urease subunit alpha: MATISRQAYAEMFGPTVGDRVRLADTDLWLEVEKDYTVYGDEVKFGGGKVIRDGQGQSQRPSAETPDLVITNAIVLDYWGIVKADVAIKDGRVQALGKAGNPDVQPGVDIVIGPGTEILAGEGSILTAGGIDSHIHFICPQQIEEALASGVTTMIGGGTGPNTGTNATTCTPGPWNMHRMLESLDQFPMNFGLLGKGNASQPEALREQVTAGAVGLKLHEDWGTTPASIDTCLSVADEMDVQVAIHTDTLNESGFVESTLGAIGDRVIHTYHTEGAGGGHAPDIIRAAGEPNVLPSSTNPTRPYTVNTVDEHLDMLMVCHHLSPSIAEDVAFAESRIRRETIAAEDILHDLGAFSMIASDSQAMGRVGEVVTRTWQTAHKMKVQRGSLKEDSDYSDNFRLRRYVAKYTINPAITHGMSHEIGSVEAGKLADLVLWKPAFFGVKPSVILKGGMIAMAPMGDPNASIPTPQPVHYRSMFGSYGKACQNTSMLFVSKEAKAQNIDKQLGLQSLIGVVSNCRNISKADMKLNDWMPKIEVDSQTYQVRADGELLTCEPAEELPMAQRYFLF, translated from the coding sequence ATGGCGACGATATCCAGACAGGCTTACGCCGAAATGTTTGGGCCAACAGTCGGTGACCGAGTGCGTCTTGCTGACACTGATTTATGGCTAGAAGTTGAAAAAGATTACACCGTATACGGCGACGAAGTGAAATTCGGCGGCGGCAAAGTTATCCGTGATGGACAAGGGCAAAGCCAACGTCCAAGTGCCGAAACGCCAGATTTGGTGATCACCAACGCGATTGTGTTGGATTACTGGGGCATTGTAAAAGCAGATGTCGCCATCAAAGATGGCCGCGTTCAGGCATTGGGCAAAGCGGGCAACCCAGACGTTCAACCGGGCGTTGATATTGTGATTGGCCCGGGCACGGAGATTTTAGCGGGCGAAGGCTCAATTCTGACTGCTGGTGGCATTGATTCACACATTCACTTTATCTGCCCACAACAGATTGAAGAAGCACTGGCGTCAGGTGTGACAACCATGATTGGCGGAGGCACTGGGCCAAACACCGGTACTAACGCGACCACATGTACGCCGGGACCTTGGAACATGCACCGTATGCTGGAGTCACTCGATCAATTCCCGATGAACTTTGGTTTGTTAGGCAAAGGCAATGCAAGTCAGCCTGAAGCATTACGTGAACAAGTAACGGCAGGCGCAGTGGGTTTGAAGTTGCACGAAGACTGGGGAACCACACCCGCTTCCATCGATACTTGTTTAAGTGTTGCGGACGAGATGGACGTACAAGTTGCTATTCATACCGATACTCTCAACGAATCTGGTTTTGTTGAATCGACACTTGGCGCAATTGGCGACCGCGTGATTCATACCTACCACACTGAAGGTGCAGGCGGTGGTCATGCTCCCGATATTATCCGTGCGGCAGGTGAACCAAACGTTCTGCCTTCTTCGACCAACCCAACACGACCTTACACGGTCAATACGGTCGATGAGCATTTAGACATGTTGATGGTGTGTCACCATCTTTCACCATCGATTGCGGAAGATGTCGCGTTCGCCGAATCGCGTATCCGCCGTGAAACCATTGCCGCAGAAGACATTCTTCATGACTTAGGCGCGTTCTCGATGATCGCCTCGGATTCTCAAGCAATGGGGCGAGTGGGTGAAGTAGTGACTCGCACGTGGCAAACCGCACACAAGATGAAAGTGCAGCGTGGCAGCCTAAAAGAAGATTCAGACTACAGCGATAACTTCCGATTAAGACGCTATGTCGCTAAGTACACCATCAACCCTGCGATCACTCATGGTATGTCTCATGAAATCGGTTCTGTTGAAGCGGGGAAATTAGCTGACCTAGTTCTATGGAAGCCAGCCTTCTTTGGCGTGAAACCAAGCGTGATTTTGAAAGGCGGCATGATCGCCATGGCACCAATGGGTGACCCGAACGCTTCTATCCCAACCCCTCAGCCAGTTCACTATCGCTCTATGTTTGGTAGCTACGGCAAGGCGTGTCAGAACACATCGATGTTGTTTGTTTCCAAGGAAGCCAAAGCACAGAACATCGATAAGCAATTGGGTTTGCAGAGCTTGATTGGTGTTGTGAGCAACTGCCGAAATATCAGCAAAGCCGACATGAAGCTTAACGATTGGATGCCGAAGATTGAGGTCGACTCTCAGACGTACCAAGTGCGCGCCGATGGTGAATTACTGACGTGTGAGCCTGCTGAAGAGCTGCCAATGGCTCAGCGGTACTTTCTATTTTAA
- the ureE gene encoding urease accessory protein UreE, whose protein sequence is MIELTQLNTQIQNAPDGYLSLPIDSRIKSRLKVMLDDGRNAGLFLPRGHILRGGEQLSSECGLVVEVKAAPETVSTVYCEDPHLLTRVAYHLGNRHVPLQVEAGWVRYQHDHVLDEMVEGLGATVTTEKQPFEPEGGAYGGRSGGHHHHH, encoded by the coding sequence ATGATTGAACTGACTCAACTGAATACTCAAATACAAAATGCACCGGACGGCTATTTAAGCCTGCCGATCGATAGCCGCATTAAAAGCCGTCTTAAGGTGATGCTAGATGACGGGCGCAATGCAGGGTTGTTTCTACCACGAGGTCATATCTTGCGTGGTGGCGAACAACTCTCAAGTGAATGTGGTTTAGTCGTAGAAGTGAAAGCGGCACCGGAAACCGTTTCGACGGTTTATTGTGAAGACCCACACTTGCTAACGCGAGTGGCGTATCACCTTGGCAACCGTCATGTTCCGCTGCAAGTGGAAGCGGGTTGGGTTCGTTACCAACACGACCATGTTTTGGATGAAATGGTTGAAGGTTTAGGCGCGACAGTGACCACCGAGAAACAACCGTTTGAACCTGAAGGTGGCGCTTATGGCGGTCGCTCTGGTGGACATCATCACCATCATTAA
- a CDS encoding HupE/UreJ family protein, translating into MNFKTAAGLCTFTIASLTTSTLALAHPGHGSHSVHESHSFMSGLTHPVTGMDHLIMLIAFGLLIGALSFSTKTKAALIGGGLVSLVVGLIAGQALGFSVIVEPAIIASLFVVSLCLWHVFSPSTKRVNSVLAASIGMLFFHGYAHGVEAAGNLTQFAAGMSITALALMVIGAFVGRAVYSKWMSVGVASASALLLLGA; encoded by the coding sequence ATGAACTTTAAAACAGCTGCAGGCTTATGCACTTTCACAATAGCTTCTCTAACAACATCGACATTGGCATTGGCTCACCCGGGGCACGGTTCGCATTCGGTTCATGAGTCTCACTCATTTATGTCTGGCTTAACTCACCCGGTTACAGGTATGGATCACCTGATCATGTTGATCGCTTTTGGTCTGTTAATTGGCGCACTTTCATTTTCCACCAAGACAAAAGCCGCTTTGATTGGCGGCGGGTTAGTGTCTTTGGTGGTAGGACTCATCGCAGGTCAAGCCTTAGGTTTCTCTGTGATTGTTGAACCAGCGATCATCGCTTCTCTATTCGTCGTCAGCTTATGTTTATGGCACGTGTTCTCACCATCAACCAAGCGTGTGAACAGTGTATTAGCGGCTTCGATTGGCATGTTGTTTTTCCATGGTTATGCGCATGGCGTTGAAGCTGCAGGTAACCTAACTCAGTTTGCAGCGGGTATGAGCATCACAGCTTTGGCTCTGATGGTTATAGGTGCTTTTGTTGGCCGCGCGGTTTACTCAAAATGGATGTCGGTTGGCGTGGCTTCAGCAAGCGCACTATTACTGCTAGGCGCATAA
- a CDS encoding urease accessory protein UreF, giving the protein MTTTENVAIYRLFQLISPSLPIGGFTYSQGLELAVEAGWVTDRNSMEQWLNTIVSSSVATLELPILERLYHALEKGELDEIEHWCNYLYSSRETSELRAEEKQRGQALNTLLKRLDIDISLVDSVDSHPNQLLGMCMAAQHWGIDLESLKQGYLWSWLENIVTAGVKLVPLGQTDGQLALINITNTFPEVIEKARTIEDWMVGSFSPSMALASSLHETQYTRLFRS; this is encoded by the coding sequence ATGACCACAACAGAAAATGTCGCCATCTATCGTCTGTTTCAATTGATCAGTCCGTCATTGCCAATTGGTGGGTTTACATACTCGCAAGGCCTTGAGTTAGCGGTTGAAGCGGGTTGGGTGACCGATCGTAACAGTATGGAACAGTGGCTCAATACCATCGTCAGCTCCAGTGTCGCGACTTTGGAATTGCCCATCTTAGAGCGTCTTTACCACGCTCTAGAAAAGGGTGAACTCGATGAGATTGAGCACTGGTGTAACTACCTGTACTCAAGCCGTGAAACCAGTGAATTGCGAGCGGAAGAGAAACAGCGTGGGCAAGCATTGAATACTTTGTTGAAGCGCTTAGATATCGATATTTCGCTGGTGGACTCTGTTGATAGTCATCCCAACCAATTGTTGGGCATGTGTATGGCGGCCCAGCATTGGGGTATTGATTTAGAAAGTCTCAAGCAGGGTTACTTATGGAGTTGGCTTGAAAATATCGTTACTGCAGGCGTGAAACTGGTGCCTTTAGGTCAAACCGATGGGCAGTTGGCATTGATTAATATCACCAACACCTTTCCTGAGGTAATCGAAAAGGCCCGCACGATAGAAGATTGGATGGTAGGCAGCTTTTCGCCATCAATGGCATTAGCAAGTTCACTGCACGAAACACAATACACACGACTATTTCGTTCGTAG
- the ureG gene encoding urease accessory protein UreG, producing MESYKQPLRIGIGGPVGSGKTALLEVLCKAIRDKLNIAVVTNDIYTQEDAKILTRAEALEPDRIIGVETGGCPHTAIREDASMNLAAVEELAKLHKNLDVVFVESGGDNLSATFSPELADLTIYVIDVAEGEKIPRKGGPGITRSDLLVINKIDLAPYVGASLEVMEQDTQRMRPTKPYVFTNLKESQGLDFIINFIVTEGMLTMKEPSTTE from the coding sequence ATGGAAAGTTATAAGCAACCACTTCGAATTGGTATTGGCGGCCCGGTAGGGTCTGGTAAAACAGCATTGTTAGAGGTGCTATGTAAGGCGATTAGAGACAAGCTCAACATTGCCGTAGTAACCAACGACATCTACACCCAAGAAGATGCAAAGATACTCACGCGAGCAGAAGCGCTGGAACCAGATCGCATCATTGGTGTTGAAACGGGTGGCTGTCCGCACACTGCAATTCGTGAAGATGCCTCGATGAACTTAGCTGCAGTCGAAGAGCTTGCTAAGCTGCACAAAAACCTCGATGTGGTATTCGTCGAAAGCGGTGGTGACAACCTCAGTGCCACGTTCAGCCCTGAGTTAGCCGACCTTACTATCTATGTAATCGATGTGGCGGAAGGGGAGAAGATCCCACGTAAAGGCGGGCCGGGTATTACACGTTCTGATCTGCTGGTTATCAACAAGATCGATTTAGCACCGTATGTTGGTGCGTCACTTGAGGTGATGGAGCAAGACACTCAACGCATGCGACCAACTAAGCCATACGTGTTCACCAACCTAAAAGAGAGCCAAGGTTTAGATTTCATCATTAACTTTATTGTGACGGAAGGGATGCTAACCATGAAGGAGCCTTCTACGACTGAGTAG